GAGACATGACAACCAGGGTCGTAGTTGGCTGGCCTTTTACTGGACACCTCCTTTACACATAGCAGTTTGCAACAATGCTAATAACGTAAAAATCCATGGATTCAACCCAACTAAGCTTGATTGTGTGATTGTTTACCAGTGGTAACCATCTTGACCCTTTTTGGTTGGCTGGTAATACCATCCGCTTTATTTTGTGGACACAAAAACTACCCTCACCACAAAAAACAGTAGGAAATATGTAATCTGTTGGATGGCTTCCATGACTAAACCTGTTTTTAACACCTTTGAACAAAGTCATGGTATCATTAAAGAGAGTGAAACAAAACATCTAAATATGGCATCTAAAACATATGGTTCATAGATTAGGATTCTCAAATAGAAAAACCCACAACATTTAGTATTCAGCACAATCTTTGATCTTTACCATGCCATTTCTAGGGGCATAAACATACACATCTTCGACTGTTTGTTCGAATTTGCCCCAGCTTCCGCTGCGAGGGAACATACCAGAGTTTGAATACAAGACAGTGAGACTTTTGAATTCTCTTTCAGCTATAGTACATAAAGCCACAACACACGAAGCCTCTTCTGAACTTTTAACTATGGCTACTGCTCCCTGTCCTGTTATATCCAGGGAGATTCAGATACAACTCTCAAGCTTGCTATTTCCTTGCTGCAAGCCTGCAAACCTCATAGGTTCCTGTCAGTGTTTGTTTGGGTCAGCCGCGGACATTGTTGCTTGGTCATAGCGACCGCCTTTCACGGTGCCTCCTGAAGAAGCGGTGGCTCAGGGCTTCCTGAGCGGTCAGCCTGGCCGAAGGCTCGTATGCCAGGAGGCCCTGCAGCAGCCCGATCAGGTCCCCAGCAGAGTGATCCACATGCTGCATCACCAGGTTCTGCATTGCAGGATTGGATGAAGTGGTTATAAAACAATCTAACAAACTTAAGCAAATACCGTGTCACTGCGGCAGAGAAACAAAAATACATCTTGAATACAAACAAGGAAACTTAGGAGCCACTGGCACTAGATTTCAGGGCGAGAAAAAATTGGAATGCCCCAGAAACTAATAGGGAAGCTCGTCCTGTTTGCATACCTGGAGGCGAGGCAGCTTGAGAACAGCTCTCATGCTCTCTCGTGTCGTTGCACCTTCTGGCCAGTTCAACCTTCCTCTTCTGATGTACTTCTGCGCATGGTGGCTGAATTTACACAAGGCAAAAAGGTCAACCATCAAAACTAATCACATAGGTGGCATTAGATCCTAATGTGGCAATAACACAGGTAGTGGATAATTAATAAACATACTCGGCTCTTTCCAGCATGTGCCGTGGGAGAGGACCTAgaaccctctccatcatcgccaAGTGCTCCAAGTTTTCATGGGTCTGGAATAATGTCTCGCCCTGTAATACATAAGAGGCCAGTTCAATCATACATGCACATGAACCTTTCCCAAGACAAAGACAGACAAGAGATACAAACACATACCGAGCAAAGCTCAACGAGTATACAACCAATGCTCCATATATCACATGGATAGCTCCACCCGTGCCCTAACACAAGACCAGGGAAAGTCAGCTCCAGTATTTGATAAAACAATCAAAAGTATGTGCCCCTAATAGCCAGTCATGTCCAAATCCATACCCAAAATAACCTCAGGAGCACGGTAGTGCCTAGTAGAGACAATGTAGCTACAGTCTTGATGATCATATGCTGTGCTACCAAAGTCGATTAACTTGATCGCACTTGATTTTGGCACCTTCTTTGAGAATGATCCATCCTAGATTTTAAACATATatacaattaggaaaaataaagcaGCGTGTTGTATTTAACACAGAACTATACTGAACACGACTTTTATCTGCTTTGAACATGGTGCAAATTTTAAGGGGAAAAAATTCCTGCAACTTAACGGTTATTCGGTATTATGCAGTGGTAATACATACCTTGTTTTCAGCTAATTTAGCATCCTCTGAAGAAACAAGGAGAATGTTCTCTGGTTTTAGATCAGTATGAATTAACTTCAGGCCATGCATAACTGCAATGAGGTAAGATAAATATCAAGATACATGACACGGAAGCATATGAACCAAATTATGAGCACCCAAATACACACAAAAGCAGATAGCCTAAAAATCAggaataaaagagaagagaaaaatGCATGCG
Above is a window of Triticum dicoccoides isolate Atlit2015 ecotype Zavitan chromosome 5B, WEW_v2.0, whole genome shotgun sequence DNA encoding:
- the LOC119311649 gene encoding serine/threonine-protein kinase AFC2-like isoform X3, with translation MCCRSSQEMTPQENIMHGLKLIHTDLKPENILLVSSEDAKLAENKDGSFSKKVPKSSAIKLIDFGSTAYDHQDCSYIVSTRHYRAPEVILGHGWSYPCDIWSIGCILVELCSGETLFQTHENLEHLAMMERVLGPLPRHMLERADHHAQKYIRRGRLNWPEGATTRESMRAVLKLPRLQNLVMQHVDHSAGDLIGLLQGLLAYEPSARLTAQEALSHRFFRRHRERRSL
- the LOC119311649 gene encoding serine/threonine-protein kinase AFC1-like isoform X2, with amino-acid sequence MGEGTFGQVLECWDRERKEMVAIKIVRAVNKYSDAAMIEIDVLQKLARNDATGKHCVQIRNWFDYRNHICIVCEKLGPSLYDFLRKTAYRPFPIDLVRELGEQLLESVAFMHGLKLIHTDLKPENILLVSSEDAKLAENKDGSFSKKVPKSSAIKLIDFGSTAYDHQDCSYIVSTRHYRAPEVILGHGWSYPCDIWSIGCILVELCSGETLFQTHENLEHLAMMERVLGPLPRHMLERADHHAQKYIRRGRLNWPEGATTRESMRAVLKLPRLQNLVMQHVDHSAGDLIGLLQGLLAYEPSARLTAQEALSHRFFRRHRERRSL
- the LOC119311649 gene encoding serine/threonine-protein kinase AFC2-like isoform X1 encodes the protein MATRCAAAADLPAGRPRKRARHGWDVAPATKAQITFCGQEVGDMTTMVLPSHPPDYTCFSLLSKGVARNASPPRREDDKDGHYVFAVGENLTSRYKIYRKMGEGTFGQVLECWDRERKEMVAIKIVRAVNKYSDAAMIEIDVLQKLARNDATGKHCVQIRNWFDYRNHICIVCEKLGPSLYDFLRKTAYRPFPIDLVRELGEQLLESVAFMHGLKLIHTDLKPENILLVSSEDAKLAENKDGSFSKKVPKSSAIKLIDFGSTAYDHQDCSYIVSTRHYRAPEVILGHGWSYPCDIWSIGCILVELCSGETLFQTHENLEHLAMMERVLGPLPRHMLERADHHAQKYIRRGRLNWPEGATTRESMRAVLKLPRLQNLVMQHVDHSAGDLIGLLQGLLAYEPSARLTAQEALSHRFFRRHRERRSL